In Rhizobium sp. WSM4643, the following are encoded in one genomic region:
- the fliK gene encoding flagellar hook-length control protein FliK — translation MMDMSVSGGAPSAESAAIAKSARPAGKDDAAGQKNGFSDALAKASGSAANDDADDAQPDQGVVADGSTEKAARTIRGRNGAKPLIDLGDAALKAQAEVQPETIANVEKVAPKPAKAEIKMPADLAFGKRDPKDSPADEVAPAAKGGKHTKADALETDTDNVSDDDDGGISDVLGLLKQERADGAVTLPTAAAAHHVSAKVDEAGTADKKLDAKAGGHASDALAAVSSNIGSGTADDIKVRGSEAAEAADGKTFRISRADGRGVSMDVQIGADQAGPKDGSKKADVENVSVLESRRYIGLMQNSNSAAVTAALSGDSEWARAMEPSSALSNAAEWTSTGKVVNTLKIQMNPLDLGLVTATMRLSGDALNVDLKVETGAAYRQMKEDHGKILEALRSQGYAVENVTISMAPVERPDAGNQAGSQASQQQSPPQQGQGGEARERHNQTAQRTDGGFNGAGETGIDDARTGGSSGTGGVYL, via the coding sequence ATGATGGATATGAGCGTCTCGGGCGGAGCCCCCAGTGCGGAGTCCGCCGCGATTGCGAAATCTGCGCGACCGGCCGGAAAAGACGATGCCGCCGGCCAAAAGAACGGCTTCTCCGACGCGCTGGCCAAGGCAAGCGGCAGTGCTGCCAATGACGATGCCGACGATGCGCAGCCGGATCAGGGCGTGGTTGCCGATGGCAGCACTGAGAAAGCGGCGCGGACGATCCGCGGCCGCAACGGCGCAAAGCCGTTGATCGATCTTGGCGACGCCGCTCTGAAGGCACAGGCGGAGGTGCAGCCAGAAACGATTGCCAATGTTGAAAAGGTCGCGCCAAAACCCGCGAAGGCCGAGATCAAAATGCCGGCCGATCTCGCCTTCGGCAAGCGCGATCCGAAGGACAGTCCCGCAGACGAGGTTGCTCCGGCAGCCAAGGGCGGCAAACACACCAAGGCCGACGCGCTGGAAACCGATACGGACAACGTCAGCGACGATGATGACGGCGGTATTTCCGATGTTCTCGGCCTGCTGAAGCAGGAACGTGCCGATGGTGCGGTGACCTTGCCGACGGCGGCAGCCGCGCATCACGTCTCCGCCAAGGTCGACGAGGCTGGAACGGCCGACAAGAAACTCGATGCCAAGGCGGGCGGCCACGCGTCCGACGCCCTGGCGGCGGTCAGCAGCAACATCGGGAGCGGCACGGCGGATGACATCAAGGTTCGCGGATCGGAGGCTGCCGAAGCTGCCGATGGCAAGACATTCAGGATCAGTCGCGCCGATGGCCGCGGCGTCTCGATGGATGTCCAGATCGGCGCCGATCAGGCCGGACCGAAGGATGGGTCGAAGAAAGCCGATGTCGAAAACGTTTCGGTGCTCGAATCGCGCCGCTATATCGGCCTGATGCAGAATTCGAATTCCGCCGCCGTGACCGCTGCTCTCTCGGGCGATTCCGAATGGGCGCGCGCCATGGAGCCGAGCTCGGCGCTCTCCAACGCAGCGGAATGGACGAGCACCGGCAAGGTGGTCAATACGCTGAAGATCCAGATGAACCCACTCGACCTCGGCCTGGTGACGGCGACCATGCGCCTGTCCGGCGATGCTCTGAACGTCGATCTCAAGGTCGAAACCGGGGCGGCTTACCGTCAAATGAAGGAAGATCACGGCAAGATTCTCGAAGCTCTGCGCAGCCAGGGCTACGCGGTCGAAAACGTCACCATCAGCATGGCGCCGGTCGAGCGTCCCGACGCCGGCAACCAGGCGGGCAGCCAGGCCTCCCAGCAGCAATCGCCTCCCCAGCAGGGGCAGGGCGGCGAGGCGCGCGAGCGCCACAATCAGACGGCACAGCGGACGGACGGAGGCTTCAATGGTGCAGGCGAGACGGGTATTGACGACGCTCGTACTGGCGGCAGCAGCGGCACTGGCGGCGTTTATCTCTGA
- the motC gene encoding chemotaxis protein MotC: MARRQHRYVGFVALGLAMFSPAAGNAQDPDDLAPYKMLRSLQFVQDSVVSGDHSAGEMQRFMLGTIDERLRTVDPSTFDDDRNVDAALIYAMSGGNPQTLEYLIAHDVNGYFDNRVTDVLRKYLSGKGLLVAKTLVETAREYRDKKIGPYLALIGGNVLIATKPADALDLYDQARLAAPGTIVEEAALRRSVAICVDKGMLDKGMAYSQRYVRRFLHSPYASQFADLFVTLVVGHDHDVKPQDVIDILSFMDAPRQREVYLRIARAAAISGKPELARMAVGRVQSLGAGTDNAFGPLADFYGGMAGLPTEDIDRAAKNVSGIDGNALSPRDQALQEAARSVAEQILRAPDPASLTQASDPNTDHQEITSEKAVAIATQPGAPSALPEPVPGGVASTGQSRDTDPSFNAFVTTNRSKLDEIDGLLAQEGNEQ; the protein is encoded by the coding sequence ATGGCGCGTCGGCAGCATCGCTACGTCGGATTTGTGGCCCTTGGCCTGGCGATGTTTTCGCCGGCCGCAGGCAATGCACAGGATCCGGATGATCTCGCGCCGTACAAGATGCTGCGGTCGCTGCAATTCGTGCAGGATTCCGTCGTCAGTGGCGATCATTCGGCCGGCGAGATGCAGCGCTTCATGCTGGGTACGATCGACGAACGGCTGCGCACCGTCGATCCTTCGACGTTCGACGACGACCGCAATGTCGACGCAGCGCTGATCTACGCGATGAGCGGCGGCAATCCCCAGACGCTCGAATATCTGATTGCCCACGACGTCAACGGCTATTTCGACAACCGCGTCACCGATGTGCTGCGCAAATATCTGAGCGGCAAGGGGCTCCTCGTCGCCAAGACGCTGGTGGAGACGGCCAGGGAATATCGCGACAAGAAGATCGGCCCCTATCTTGCGCTGATCGGCGGCAACGTGTTGATCGCGACGAAACCGGCTGACGCGCTAGATCTCTACGACCAGGCGCGTCTTGCAGCACCCGGTACGATCGTCGAGGAGGCGGCGTTGCGCCGCTCCGTGGCCATCTGCGTCGACAAGGGAATGCTTGATAAGGGAATGGCCTATTCGCAGCGTTATGTCAGACGCTTCCTGCATTCGCCCTATGCCAGCCAGTTCGCCGATCTTTTCGTCACGCTCGTCGTCGGTCACGATCACGATGTGAAACCACAGGACGTCATCGACATTCTGTCCTTCATGGACGCTCCGCGCCAGCGCGAGGTCTATTTGCGCATTGCCCGCGCAGCCGCGATATCAGGCAAGCCGGAGCTGGCGCGCATGGCGGTCGGACGTGTGCAGTCGCTGGGCGCCGGCACCGACAATGCCTTCGGTCCGCTCGCGGATTTCTATGGCGGTATGGCCGGCCTTCCGACAGAGGATATCGACCGGGCAGCGAAGAATGTCAGCGGCATCGACGGCAACGCGCTTTCGCCGCGGGATCAGGCGCTGCAGGAGGCGGCGCGCTCGGTTGCCGAGCAGATCCTGCGTGCTCCCGACCCGGCAAGCCTGACGCAAGCCTCAGATCCTAACACTGACCATCAAGAAATCACTTCTGAAAAGGCTGTGGCTATAGCTACGCAACCGGGAGCGCCAAGCGCGCTTCCCGAGCCTGTTCCAGGAGGTGTGGCATCGACTGGCCAAAGCCGGGATACCGACCCCTCATTCAACGCATTTGTGACGACCAATCGATCCAAGCTCGACGAGATCGACGGTCTTCTGGCGCAGGAAGGCAACGAACAATGA
- a CDS encoding lytic transglycosylase domain-containing protein, with product MTTLVLAAAAALAAFISEASASTGACEREIQSAAAKYGIPEGILYSVGLTETGRKGSLYPYAMNIEGKAIFPPSEQDAMRQFDVARGSGAKLIDIGCMQINHYYHGENFSSAEEMFDPHRNVEYAAKFLRNLHDRHETWTMAVARYHAGPNNNPAQKQYVCRVIANLVATGYGKWTPNASNFCQN from the coding sequence TTGACGACGCTCGTACTGGCGGCAGCAGCGGCACTGGCGGCGTTTATCTCTGAGGCATCAGCCTCCACCGGCGCCTGCGAGCGTGAGATCCAGTCGGCAGCGGCTAAATACGGCATCCCGGAAGGCATCCTCTATTCGGTCGGTCTGACGGAGACCGGCCGCAAGGGCTCGCTCTATCCTTATGCCATGAACATCGAAGGCAAAGCGATCTTTCCGCCCTCGGAGCAGGACGCGATGCGGCAGTTCGATGTCGCCCGTGGCAGTGGCGCGAAGCTCATCGACATCGGCTGCATGCAGATCAACCATTATTATCACGGCGAGAATTTCAGTTCCGCCGAGGAGATGTTCGACCCGCATCGCAATGTGGAGTATGCTGCAAAATTCCTCCGCAACCTGCATGACCGTCATGAGACATGGACGATGGCGGTAGCCAGATACCATGCCGGACCCAACAACAATCCGGCACAGAAGCAATATGTCTGCCGCGTCATCGCCAATCTGGTCGCCACGGGCTACGGTAAGTGGACTCCCAATGCGAGTAACTTTTGTCAAAATTGA
- a CDS encoding flagellin N-terminal helical domain-containing protein — MTSINTNTSAMAALQTLRSVNQGLNQTQNHVSSGYRVEKASDNAAYWSIATTMRSDNKALSAVSDALGVGAAKVDTAYTAMDSAIDVVGDIKAKLVAATENGVDKAKVQEEIGQLQQQLLSISQSASFNGENWVAGASGTKSVVSSFVRDGSNAVSIKTTDYVLNSGSAGNVLFGMSGGAVETSTGILGTSNGATGSVYAMDITNFTSGQIASALTNVESALKAMTSAGAALGSLSSRIDAQDNFVSALSDSIDSGVGRLVDANMEEESSKLSALQTQQQLAIQSLSIANSSSQNILSLFR; from the coding sequence ATGACAAGCATTAACACGAATACTTCCGCGATGGCCGCTCTCCAGACGCTGCGTAGCGTCAACCAGGGCCTCAACCAGACGCAGAACCACGTTTCGTCCGGCTATCGCGTTGAAAAGGCTTCCGACAACGCCGCTTACTGGTCGATCGCAACGACCATGCGTTCTGACAACAAGGCTCTCTCGGCTGTTTCCGACGCTCTCGGCGTAGGCGCTGCCAAGGTTGATACCGCTTACACCGCCATGGACAGCGCCATCGACGTCGTCGGCGACATCAAGGCCAAGCTGGTTGCCGCCACTGAAAACGGCGTCGACAAGGCCAAGGTGCAGGAAGAAATCGGCCAGCTGCAGCAGCAGCTCCTGAGCATCTCTCAGTCGGCTTCCTTCAACGGCGAAAACTGGGTTGCCGGCGCTAGCGGCACCAAGAGCGTCGTCTCCTCGTTCGTCCGCGACGGCTCCAACGCCGTTTCGATCAAGACGACCGACTACGTTCTCAACAGCGGCTCCGCGGGCAACGTTCTGTTCGGCATGAGCGGCGGCGCGGTCGAAACCTCCACGGGTATCCTCGGTACTTCGAATGGTGCGACCGGTTCTGTCTACGCAATGGACATCACCAACTTCACCTCAGGCCAGATCGCGTCGGCTCTGACCAACGTTGAATCGGCTCTGAAGGCCATGACCAGCGCCGGCGCTGCTCTCGGTTCGCTCTCCAGCCGCATCGACGCCCAGGACAACTTCGTGTCCGCTCTCAGCGACTCGATCGACTCCGGTGTCGGCCGTCTCGTTGATGCCAACATGGAAGAAGAGTCCTCCAAGCTCAGCGCCCTGCAGACCCAGCAGCAGCTGGCGATCCAGTCGCTGTCGATCGCGAACTCTTCTTCGCAGAACATCCTGTCGCTCTTCCGTTAA
- a CDS encoding MotB family protein — protein sequence MSEGENHHHGKNEIIIVKRHGGGDHDGAHGGAWKIAYADFMTAMMAFFLVMWLVNAANEETKASVATYFNPIKLSDEKPTEKGLKKPVDNAEGEEKQEKSKQKEEDPNDGKAAADGDDQTSTSGDQTNYSEADFFENPYSVLAEIAQEVGQQANVSAKGDGGAADSGPATGADGGEAYRDPFDPDFWTKQVEVTTAGKTLPPGKSDQQAVESETSEIAKVEDMKPVPLITDQKAAKQTKETQETKGAVDAKDGKAPAGKSPEDKKAEAQKDADHQKDADKRAAEAEQQQKEAEQLQAEIAQQIGGVAGKLAEGLSVTASEGGLLVSISDQTDDSMFNIGSAVPRQEMVLAMEKIGAILKARGGAVAIRGHTDGRQYKGTQNENWRLSMDRAQSAYYMLVRGGLDEKRISQVSGFADRRLKLPSDPFNATNRRIEILVQADQG from the coding sequence ATGAGCGAAGGCGAAAACCACCACCACGGCAAGAACGAGATCATCATCGTCAAGAGACATGGCGGCGGTGATCACGATGGCGCCCATGGCGGTGCATGGAAAATTGCCTATGCCGACTTCATGACGGCGATGATGGCGTTCTTCCTGGTCATGTGGCTGGTCAATGCCGCCAACGAGGAGACCAAGGCCTCGGTCGCGACCTATTTCAATCCGATCAAACTCTCCGACGAAAAGCCGACCGAGAAGGGCCTGAAGAAGCCCGTCGACAACGCCGAGGGCGAGGAGAAGCAGGAGAAGTCGAAACAGAAGGAAGAAGATCCAAACGACGGCAAGGCTGCGGCCGATGGTGACGACCAGACATCGACATCAGGCGACCAAACCAATTATTCCGAGGCCGATTTCTTCGAAAATCCTTATTCGGTTCTGGCCGAGATCGCCCAGGAAGTCGGCCAGCAGGCCAATGTCAGCGCCAAGGGCGACGGCGGCGCCGCCGATTCCGGCCCGGCCACCGGCGCCGATGGCGGCGAGGCCTATCGTGATCCCTTCGATCCGGATTTCTGGACGAAACAGGTTGAGGTCACGACGGCCGGCAAGACGTTGCCGCCCGGCAAGAGCGACCAGCAGGCGGTCGAGAGCGAGACAAGCGAGATCGCCAAGGTCGAGGATATGAAGCCTGTACCGCTGATCACCGATCAGAAGGCCGCCAAGCAAACCAAAGAAACTCAGGAAACCAAAGGCGCGGTCGACGCCAAGGACGGCAAGGCGCCGGCCGGCAAGTCGCCCGAGGACAAGAAGGCCGAAGCTCAGAAAGATGCCGATCACCAGAAGGATGCGGACAAGCGCGCCGCCGAGGCCGAGCAGCAGCAGAAGGAAGCCGAGCAACTGCAGGCAGAGATCGCCCAGCAGATCGGCGGCGTTGCAGGCAAGCTCGCCGAAGGCCTGAGCGTGACGGCGTCCGAGGGCGGATTGCTGGTCAGCATCTCCGACCAGACCGACGATTCCATGTTTAATATCGGTTCTGCAGTTCCGCGCCAGGAAATGGTGCTCGCCATGGAAAAGATCGGCGCGATCCTGAAGGCGAGGGGTGGTGCGGTTGCCATCCGCGGCCACACGGACGGGCGCCAGTATAAGGGCACGCAGAACGAGAACTGGCGGCTTTCGATGGATCGTGCCCAGAGCGCCTACTACATGCTTGTGCGCGGCGGGCTCGACGAGAAACGCATCTCGCAGGTCTCCGGCTTCGCCGACCGTCGGCTGAAGCTGCCGTCTGACCCGTTCAACGCGACCAACCGCCGGATCGAGATTCTGGTGCAGGCGGATCAAGGATAG
- a CDS encoding flagellin N-terminal helical domain-containing protein: MTSINTNNAAMAALQTLRGINQGLQETQAHVSSGYRVGKASDNAAYWSIATTMRSDNKALSAVSDALGLGAAKVDTAYSAMDSAIDVVGDIKAKLVAATENGVDKAKVQEEISQLQQQLLSVAQSASFSGENWVAGADGTKNVVSSFVRDGSNAVSVVMTDYILDDSSTGNVLFGMSNGSVETSTGILGTSNGATGSVYAMDITNFTLGQIQSALTNVESALKAMTSAGAQLGSISKRIELQENFVSALSDSIDSGVGRLVDANMEEESSKLSALQTQQQLAVQSLSIANSSSQTILTLFRG; the protein is encoded by the coding sequence ATGACGAGCATCAACACCAATAACGCTGCAATGGCAGCCCTCCAGACTCTTCGTGGCATCAACCAGGGTCTCCAGGAAACCCAGGCCCACGTTTCGTCCGGCTATCGCGTCGGCAAGGCTTCCGACAACGCTGCTTACTGGTCGATCGCAACGACCATGCGTTCTGATAACAAGGCTCTCTCGGCTGTTTCCGACGCTCTCGGCCTCGGCGCTGCAAAGGTCGACACCGCTTATTCCGCCATGGACAGCGCCATCGACGTCGTCGGCGACATCAAGGCCAAGCTGGTTGCCGCCACTGAAAACGGCGTCGACAAGGCCAAGGTCCAGGAAGAAATCAGCCAGCTGCAGCAGCAGCTCCTGAGCGTCGCTCAGTCGGCTTCCTTCTCCGGTGAAAACTGGGTTGCTGGCGCTGACGGCACCAAGAACGTCGTCTCCTCGTTCGTCCGCGACGGCTCCAACGCCGTTTCGGTCGTGATGACCGACTATATTCTCGACGACAGCTCCACGGGCAACGTTCTGTTCGGCATGAGCAACGGCTCGGTCGAAACCTCCACGGGTATCCTCGGTACTTCGAATGGTGCGACCGGTTCTGTCTATGCAATGGACATCACCAACTTCACCCTCGGCCAGATCCAGTCGGCTCTGACCAACGTTGAATCGGCTCTGAAGGCCATGACCAGCGCCGGCGCTCAGCTCGGCTCGATCTCCAAGCGCATCGAACTGCAGGAAAACTTCGTATCCGCTCTCAGCGACTCGATCGACTCCGGTGTCGGCCGTCTCGTCGATGCCAACATGGAAGAAGAGTCCTCCAAGCTCAGCGCCCTGCAGACCCAGCAGCAGCTGGCGGTCCAGTCGCTGTCGATCGCGAACTCCTCTTCGCAGACCATCCTCACGCTGTTCCGCGGCTAA
- a CDS encoding flagellin N-terminal helical domain-containing protein, whose protein sequence is MTVKITSAAAVNALAVLRSINKEANQTQQQVSSGYRIETAADDASYWSVATVMRSDSTNLGTIGDALGLGAAKVDATYTAMNSAIDLIGDIRAKLVSAREPGADKDKINAEIGEYKEQLQTVVESTSFAGENWLLNGDTAAPPNWQVISGFVRAPTGEYQAQTIDFPSSQTILVDKNNASGGLLTKPVDANAINNSGTTSRNYYLLNANSTTPAIGTEIAIGKSTTDAQLTDMLDVTDSLLSSLTTTAASIGVMKTRIDDQIDYTADLSDSIDKSVGALVDTDMDEASIRQKAIETQKQMAVEAISILNTAASKVLILLE, encoded by the coding sequence ATGACCGTTAAGATTACCAGCGCGGCCGCGGTGAATGCGCTTGCGGTGCTGCGCAGCATCAACAAAGAAGCCAACCAGACCCAACAGCAGGTGTCCTCGGGGTATCGTATCGAGACGGCCGCCGACGATGCGTCCTACTGGTCGGTCGCGACCGTCATGCGCTCGGACAGCACCAATCTCGGAACGATCGGAGATGCGCTCGGTCTCGGCGCTGCCAAGGTGGATGCCACCTACACGGCGATGAACTCGGCGATCGATCTCATAGGCGACATTCGCGCCAAGTTGGTTTCGGCAAGAGAGCCGGGCGCCGACAAGGACAAGATCAACGCCGAGATCGGCGAGTACAAGGAACAGCTGCAGACGGTCGTTGAATCGACGTCGTTTGCGGGTGAAAACTGGCTGTTGAACGGCGATACCGCCGCGCCGCCGAACTGGCAGGTCATCTCTGGTTTCGTGCGCGCTCCGACCGGCGAATATCAGGCCCAGACCATCGATTTCCCATCCTCGCAGACCATTCTCGTCGATAAGAACAATGCGAGCGGCGGCCTGCTGACCAAGCCGGTCGATGCCAACGCCATCAATAACAGCGGCACGACGTCGCGGAACTACTATTTGCTGAACGCCAATTCCACCACGCCGGCTATCGGTACGGAAATTGCGATTGGCAAGAGCACGACCGATGCGCAACTTACCGACATGCTTGACGTCACCGACTCGCTGCTCTCCTCGCTGACGACGACGGCCGCGTCCATCGGCGTGATGAAGACCCGCATCGACGATCAGATCGACTATACCGCCGATCTGTCCGATTCGATCGACAAGAGCGTCGGTGCGCTCGTCGATACCGACATGGACGAGGCTTCGATCCGGCAGAAGGCGATCGAAACCCAGAAGCAGATGGCCGTCGAAGCGATCTCGATCCTCAACACCGCCGCCAGCAAGGTCCTGATCCTGCTGGAGTAG
- a CDS encoding flagellin N-terminal helical domain-containing protein, with protein MTSILTNVAAMAALQTLRGINDSLETTQNHVSSGYRVEKAADNAAYWSIATTMRSDNKALSAVSDALGLGAAKVDTAYSAMDSAIDIISEIKAKIVAATEKGVDKTKIQEEISQLQQQLLSIAQSASFSGENWVAGADGTKSVVSTFVRDGNGNVSVKTTDYILNSGSAGNVLFGMTTTGTIETSSGILGTSSGTIGSIYSMDISTFGSPEIAMALTSIEAGLEAMTKAASQLGSISTRIELQENFVGALSDSIDSGVGRLVDADMEEESSKLTALQTQQQLAIQSLSIANSSAQNILTLFRS; from the coding sequence ATGACCAGCATTTTGACGAACGTCGCGGCGATGGCCGCTCTTCAGACACTCCGCGGCATCAACGACAGCCTTGAGACGACGCAGAACCACGTATCGTCGGGTTACCGCGTCGAAAAGGCCGCCGATAACGCCGCCTATTGGTCGATCGCAACGACCATGCGTTCGGACAACAAGGCACTATCCGCCGTTTCCGACGCTCTCGGCCTCGGCGCCGCCAAGGTCGACACCGCTTACTCTGCCATGGACAGCGCCATCGACATCATCAGCGAAATCAAGGCGAAGATCGTTGCCGCGACCGAAAAGGGCGTCGACAAGACCAAGATTCAGGAAGAAATCAGCCAGCTGCAGCAGCAGCTCCTGAGCATCGCGCAATCGGCTTCCTTCTCCGGTGAAAATTGGGTTGCCGGCGCTGACGGCACCAAGAGCGTCGTTTCCACCTTCGTGCGCGATGGCAACGGCAATGTCTCGGTCAAGACAACGGACTACATTCTCAACTCGGGCTCCGCAGGCAACGTCCTCTTCGGCATGACCACGACTGGCACGATCGAGACGAGCTCCGGCATTCTCGGCACATCATCCGGTACAATCGGCTCGATCTACTCGATGGATATCAGCACGTTCGGCTCACCTGAGATCGCCATGGCCCTGACCTCGATCGAGGCCGGCCTCGAAGCGATGACCAAGGCTGCGTCGCAGCTCGGCTCGATTTCCACTCGCATCGAGCTGCAGGAAAACTTCGTCGGCGCGCTCAGCGACTCGATCGACTCGGGCGTCGGCCGCCTCGTCGATGCCGACATGGAAGAGGAATCGAGCAAGCTGACGGCGCTGCAAACGCAGCAGCAGCTGGCCATCCAGTCACTGTCGATCGCCAACTCCAGCGCTCAGAACATCCTCACGCTGTTCCGCAGCTAA
- the rem gene encoding transcriptional activator Rem, whose protein sequence is MIVVVDERELVKDGYTSLFGREGIPSTGFDPAEFGEWVQTAADSDIAAVEAFLIGQGQRNFELPRAIRDRSMAPVIAVSDQHSLENTLALFDCGVDDVVRKPVHPREILARAAAIRRRLKAIANYTEIGGIRVYSDGRDPEINGEVFALPRRERRILEYLIANRGRRVTKTQIFNAIYGIFDEEVEENVVESHISKLRKKLRKKLGVDPVDSKRFLGYCIDWA, encoded by the coding sequence ATGATCGTAGTGGTTGATGAGCGTGAGCTTGTGAAAGACGGATACACATCTCTGTTCGGGCGTGAGGGTATTCCCTCCACCGGCTTTGATCCGGCGGAATTCGGCGAGTGGGTACAGACCGCCGCCGATTCCGACATAGCTGCAGTCGAGGCCTTCCTGATCGGGCAGGGCCAGCGCAACTTCGAACTGCCCCGGGCGATCCGGGATCGGTCGATGGCGCCGGTGATTGCGGTCAGCGACCAGCACTCGCTCGAAAACACCCTTGCGCTGTTCGACTGCGGCGTCGACGACGTGGTGCGCAAACCGGTGCATCCCCGCGAGATCCTCGCAAGGGCGGCTGCGATCCGGCGCAGGCTGAAGGCGATCGCCAATTACACCGAGATCGGCGGGATCCGCGTCTACTCGGATGGTCGTGACCCCGAGATCAACGGCGAAGTCTTCGCACTTCCCCGCCGCGAGCGCCGCATCCTCGAATATTTGATCGCCAATCGCGGTCGCCGGGTCACCAAGACCCAGATCTTCAACGCTATCTACGGCATCTTCGATGAAGAGGTCGAGGAGAACGTCGTCGAAAGCCACATCTCGAAACTGCGCAAGAAGCTGCGCAAGAAGCTCGGCGTCGATCCGGTCGATTCCAAGCGCTTCCTTGGCTACTGCATCGATTGGGCCTGA